A portion of the Mustela erminea isolate mMusErm1 chromosome 19, mMusErm1.Pri, whole genome shotgun sequence genome contains these proteins:
- the TPPP3 gene encoding tubulin polymerization-promoting protein family member 3: MATSTDVAGLEESFRKFAIHGDPKASGQEMNGKNWAKLCKDCKVADGKAVTGTDVDIVFSKVKGKSARVINYEEFKKALEELAMKRFKGKSKEEAFDAICQLVAGKEPANVGVTKAKTGGAVERLTDTSKYTGSHKERFDESGKGKGIAGRQDILDDSGYVSAYKNAGTYDAKVKK; this comes from the exons ATGGCAACGAGCACCGATGTGGCTGGGCTGGAGGAAAGCTTCCGCAAATTTGCCATCCATGGTGACCCCAAGGCCAGTGGGCAAGAGATGAATGGCAAGAACTGGGCCAAGCTATGTAAGGACTGCAAGGTGGCTGACGGAAAGGCGGTAACAGGAACGGATGTCGACATCGTCTTCTCCAAAGTCAA GGGAAAGTCTGCTCGGGTTATCAACTATGAGGAGTTCAAGAAGGCCCTAGAAGAGCTGGCAATGAAGCGATTCAAAGGGAAGAGTAAGGAGGAAGCCTTTGATGCTATCTGCCAGCTGGTGGCAGGCAAGGAGCCAGCCAATGTGGGAGTCACT AAAGCAAAGACAGGAGGTGCTGTGGAACGGCTGACCGACACCAGCAAGTACACAGGCTCCCATAAGGAGCGCTTCGATGAGAGCGGCAAGGGCAAGGGCATTGCTGGGCGTCAGGACATCCTGGATGACAGCGGCTATGTGAGTGCCTACAAGAATGCGGGCACCTATGATGCCAAGGTCAAGAAGTGA
- the ZDHHC1 gene encoding probable palmitoyltransferase ZDHHC1 isoform X4, giving the protein MYKMNICNKPSNKTAPEKSVWTAPAQASRPSPELQGQRSRRNGWSWPPHPLQIVAWLLYLFFAVIGFGVLVPLLPHHWVPAGYACMGAIFAGHLVVHLTAVSIDPADANVRDKSYAGPLPVFNRSQHAHVIEDLHCNLCDVDVSARSKHCSACNKCVCGFDHHCKWLNNCVGERNYRLFLHSVASALLGVLLLVLVATYVFVEFFVNPMQLRTNHHFEVLKNHTDVWFVFLPAAPVETQAPAILALAALLILLGLLSTALLGHLFCFHIYLIFPSSLPPKAKWKPCHPLPQRLGLCPPGSNPRKRGSGEHIRCQPLGPWTLNRSCLGCQFHIFLHPCRAPGPRPQLQLLVGFRWCQPNARRWACRRLPLGISRVHGRDSSGTDPPGQRRSGRPRGQGPRAWAGAAGACARSFREPEQRQARGSGQPAGRPGLVRRRGRRAKE; this is encoded by the exons ATGTACAAG atGAACATCTGCAACAAGCCCTCCAACAAGACAGCTCCTGAGAAGAGTGTGTGGACGGCGCCCGCACAGGCCAGCAGACCCTCGCCGGAGCTGCAGGGCCAGCGGTCCCGTCGGAATGGGTGGAGCTGGCCCCCTCACCCGCTCCAGATTGTGGCTTGGCTGCTCTACCTCTTCTTCGCTGTCATTGGCTTTGGGGTCCTTGTTCCCCTCTTGCCTCACCACTGGGTGCCCGCTGGCTATGCT TGCATGGGCGCCATCTTTGCCGGCCATCTCGTGGTTCACCTGACTGCTGTCTCCATCGATCCAGCAGATGCCAATGTGCGGGACAAGAGCTATGCAGGGCCACTGCCCGTCTTCAACCGTAGCCAACACGCACATGTCATTGAAGATCTGCACTGCAACTTGTGCGACGTAgatgt GAGCGCTCGCTCCAAGCACTGCAGCGCCTGCAACAAGTGTGTATGCGGTTTTGACCACCACTGCAAGTGGCTCAACAACTGCGTGGGCGAGAGGAACTACCG GCTCTTTCTACACAGTGTGGCATCTGCCCTACTGGGTGTCCTGCTCCTCGTGCTCGTGGCCACTTACGTCTTTGTGGAGTTCTTTGTCAACCCCATGCAGCTGCGCACCAATCACCACTTTGAAG TCCTGAAGAATCACACAGATGTATGGTTTGTGTTCCTGCCCGCTGCCCCTGTGGAGACACAGGCTCCTGCCATCCTGGCCCTGGCGGCCCTACTCATCCTTCTGGGCCTGCTTTCCACAGCCCTGCTGGGCCACCTGTTCTGCTTCCACATTTATCTCA tCTTTCCCAGTTCTTTGCCACCCAAGGCCAAGTGGAAGCCCTGCCACCCTCTTCCCCAGAGACTCGGGCTCTGTCCCCCCGGATCCAACCCCAG AAAAAGAGGAAGCGGCGAGCATATAAGGTGCCAACCTCTGGGACCTTGGACCCTGAATCGCAGCTGCCTAGGCTGCCAG TTTCACATTTTCCTCCATCCCTGCAGGGCCCCGGGCCCCAGGCCACAGCTCCAGCTCCTTGTCGGATTCCGCTGGTGCCAGCCCAATGCACGCCGCTGGGCCTGCAGGCGCCTACCACTCGGCATCAGCCGAGTCCATGGACGAGATTCCAGTGGCACAGACCCGCCTGGGCAGCGCCGCTCTGGCCGCCCCAGGGGGCAGGGGCCGAGAGCCTGGGCTGGCGCTGCAGGTGCTTGCGCCCGCAGTTTTCGTGAGCCCGAGCAGCGGCAGGCCCGGGGCTCGGGGCAGCCCGCAGGCCGACCTGGATTAGTccggaggagaggcaggagggccaAGGAGTAG
- the ZDHHC1 gene encoding probable palmitoyltransferase ZDHHC1 isoform X1, protein MYKMNICNKPSNKTAPEKSVWTAPAQASRPSPELQGQRSRRNGWSWPPHPLQIVAWLLYLFFAVIGFGVLVPLLPHHWVPAGYACMGAIFAGHLVVHLTAVSIDPADANVRDKSYAGPLPVFNRSQHAHVIEDLHCNLCDVDVSARSKHCSACNKCVCGFDHHCKWLNNCVGERNYRLFLHSVASALLGVLLLVLVATYVFVEFFVNPMQLRTNHHFEVLKNHTDVWFVFLPAAPVETQAPAILALAALLILLGLLSTALLGHLFCFHIYLMWHKLTTYEYIVQHRLPQEAKGAHRELESCPPKMRPIQEMEFYMRTFSHVRPEPPGQARPATVNANLSQFFATQGQVEALPPSSPETRALSPRIQPQKKRKRRAYKVPTSGTLDPESQLPRLPGPRAPGHSSSSLSDSAGASPMHAAGPAGAYHSASAESMDEIPVAQTRLGSAALAAPGGRGREPGLALQVLAPAVFVSPSSGRPGARGSPQADLD, encoded by the exons ATGTACAAG atGAACATCTGCAACAAGCCCTCCAACAAGACAGCTCCTGAGAAGAGTGTGTGGACGGCGCCCGCACAGGCCAGCAGACCCTCGCCGGAGCTGCAGGGCCAGCGGTCCCGTCGGAATGGGTGGAGCTGGCCCCCTCACCCGCTCCAGATTGTGGCTTGGCTGCTCTACCTCTTCTTCGCTGTCATTGGCTTTGGGGTCCTTGTTCCCCTCTTGCCTCACCACTGGGTGCCCGCTGGCTATGCT TGCATGGGCGCCATCTTTGCCGGCCATCTCGTGGTTCACCTGACTGCTGTCTCCATCGATCCAGCAGATGCCAATGTGCGGGACAAGAGCTATGCAGGGCCACTGCCCGTCTTCAACCGTAGCCAACACGCACATGTCATTGAAGATCTGCACTGCAACTTGTGCGACGTAgatgt GAGCGCTCGCTCCAAGCACTGCAGCGCCTGCAACAAGTGTGTATGCGGTTTTGACCACCACTGCAAGTGGCTCAACAACTGCGTGGGCGAGAGGAACTACCG GCTCTTTCTACACAGTGTGGCATCTGCCCTACTGGGTGTCCTGCTCCTCGTGCTCGTGGCCACTTACGTCTTTGTGGAGTTCTTTGTCAACCCCATGCAGCTGCGCACCAATCACCACTTTGAAG TCCTGAAGAATCACACAGATGTATGGTTTGTGTTCCTGCCCGCTGCCCCTGTGGAGACACAGGCTCCTGCCATCCTGGCCCTGGCGGCCCTACTCATCCTTCTGGGCCTGCTTTCCACAGCCCTGCTGGGCCACCTGTTCTGCTTCCACATTTATCTCA TGTGGCACAAGCTCACCACCTATGAGTACATCGTGCAGCATCGCCTGCCACAGGAGGCAAAGGGGGCCCACAGGGAGCTCGAGTCATGTCCCCCCAAGATGCGGCCCATTCAG GAGATGGAGTTCTACATGAGGACCTTCAGCCATGTGCGCCCAGAACCCCCTGGCCAGGCCAGGCCTGCCACAGTGAATGCCAA tCTTTCCCAGTTCTTTGCCACCCAAGGCCAAGTGGAAGCCCTGCCACCCTCTTCCCCAGAGACTCGGGCTCTGTCCCCCCGGATCCAACCCCAG AAAAAGAGGAAGCGGCGAGCATATAAGGTGCCAACCTCTGGGACCTTGGACCCTGAATCGCAGCTGCCTAGGCTGCCAG GGCCCCGGGCCCCAGGCCACAGCTCCAGCTCCTTGTCGGATTCCGCTGGTGCCAGCCCAATGCACGCCGCTGGGCCTGCAGGCGCCTACCACTCGGCATCAGCCGAGTCCATGGACGAGATTCCAGTGGCACAGACCCGCCTGGGCAGCGCCGCTCTGGCCGCCCCAGGGGGCAGGGGCCGAGAGCCTGGGCTGGCGCTGCAGGTGCTTGCGCCCGCAGTTTTCGTGAGCCCGAGCAGCGGCAGGCCCGGGGCTCGGGGCAGCCCGCAGGCCGACCTGGATTAG
- the ZDHHC1 gene encoding probable palmitoyltransferase ZDHHC1 isoform X2, with protein sequence MNICNKPSNKTAPEKSVWTAPAQASRPSPELQGQRSRRNGWSWPPHPLQIVAWLLYLFFAVIGFGVLVPLLPHHWVPAGYACMGAIFAGHLVVHLTAVSIDPADANVRDKSYAGPLPVFNRSQHAHVIEDLHCNLCDVDVSARSKHCSACNKCVCGFDHHCKWLNNCVGERNYRLFLHSVASALLGVLLLVLVATYVFVEFFVNPMQLRTNHHFEVLKNHTDVWFVFLPAAPVETQAPAILALAALLILLGLLSTALLGHLFCFHIYLMWHKLTTYEYIVQHRLPQEAKGAHRELESCPPKMRPIQEMEFYMRTFSHVRPEPPGQARPATVNANLSQFFATQGQVEALPPSSPETRALSPRIQPQKKRKRRAYKVPTSGTLDPESQLPRLPGPRAPGHSSSSLSDSAGASPMHAAGPAGAYHSASAESMDEIPVAQTRLGSAALAAPGGRGREPGLALQVLAPAVFVSPSSGRPGARGSPQADLD encoded by the exons atGAACATCTGCAACAAGCCCTCCAACAAGACAGCTCCTGAGAAGAGTGTGTGGACGGCGCCCGCACAGGCCAGCAGACCCTCGCCGGAGCTGCAGGGCCAGCGGTCCCGTCGGAATGGGTGGAGCTGGCCCCCTCACCCGCTCCAGATTGTGGCTTGGCTGCTCTACCTCTTCTTCGCTGTCATTGGCTTTGGGGTCCTTGTTCCCCTCTTGCCTCACCACTGGGTGCCCGCTGGCTATGCT TGCATGGGCGCCATCTTTGCCGGCCATCTCGTGGTTCACCTGACTGCTGTCTCCATCGATCCAGCAGATGCCAATGTGCGGGACAAGAGCTATGCAGGGCCACTGCCCGTCTTCAACCGTAGCCAACACGCACATGTCATTGAAGATCTGCACTGCAACTTGTGCGACGTAgatgt GAGCGCTCGCTCCAAGCACTGCAGCGCCTGCAACAAGTGTGTATGCGGTTTTGACCACCACTGCAAGTGGCTCAACAACTGCGTGGGCGAGAGGAACTACCG GCTCTTTCTACACAGTGTGGCATCTGCCCTACTGGGTGTCCTGCTCCTCGTGCTCGTGGCCACTTACGTCTTTGTGGAGTTCTTTGTCAACCCCATGCAGCTGCGCACCAATCACCACTTTGAAG TCCTGAAGAATCACACAGATGTATGGTTTGTGTTCCTGCCCGCTGCCCCTGTGGAGACACAGGCTCCTGCCATCCTGGCCCTGGCGGCCCTACTCATCCTTCTGGGCCTGCTTTCCACAGCCCTGCTGGGCCACCTGTTCTGCTTCCACATTTATCTCA TGTGGCACAAGCTCACCACCTATGAGTACATCGTGCAGCATCGCCTGCCACAGGAGGCAAAGGGGGCCCACAGGGAGCTCGAGTCATGTCCCCCCAAGATGCGGCCCATTCAG GAGATGGAGTTCTACATGAGGACCTTCAGCCATGTGCGCCCAGAACCCCCTGGCCAGGCCAGGCCTGCCACAGTGAATGCCAA tCTTTCCCAGTTCTTTGCCACCCAAGGCCAAGTGGAAGCCCTGCCACCCTCTTCCCCAGAGACTCGGGCTCTGTCCCCCCGGATCCAACCCCAG AAAAAGAGGAAGCGGCGAGCATATAAGGTGCCAACCTCTGGGACCTTGGACCCTGAATCGCAGCTGCCTAGGCTGCCAG GGCCCCGGGCCCCAGGCCACAGCTCCAGCTCCTTGTCGGATTCCGCTGGTGCCAGCCCAATGCACGCCGCTGGGCCTGCAGGCGCCTACCACTCGGCATCAGCCGAGTCCATGGACGAGATTCCAGTGGCACAGACCCGCCTGGGCAGCGCCGCTCTGGCCGCCCCAGGGGGCAGGGGCCGAGAGCCTGGGCTGGCGCTGCAGGTGCTTGCGCCCGCAGTTTTCGTGAGCCCGAGCAGCGGCAGGCCCGGGGCTCGGGGCAGCCCGCAGGCCGACCTGGATTAG
- the ZDHHC1 gene encoding probable palmitoyltransferase ZDHHC1 isoform X3: protein MYKMNICNKPSNKTAPEKSVWTAPAQASRPSPELQGQRSRRNGWSWPPHPLQIVAWLLYLFFAVIGFGVLVPLLPHHWVPAGYACMGAIFAGHLVVHLTAVSIDPADANVRDKSYAGPLPVFNRSQHAHVIEDLHCNLCDVDVSARSKHCSACNKCVCGFDHHCKWLNNCVGERNYRLFLHSVASALLGVLLLVLVATYVFVEFFVNPMQLRTNHHFEVLKNHTDVWFVFLPAAPVETQAPAILALAALLILLGLLSTALLGHLFCFHIYLMWHKLTTYEYIVQHRLPQEAKGAHRELESCPPKMRPIQEMEFYMRTFSHVRPEPPGQARPATVNANLSQFFATQGQVEALPPSSPETRALSPRIQPQKKRKRRAYKVPTSGTLDPESQLPRLPVSHFPPSLQGPGPQATAPAPCRIPLVPAQCTPLGLQAPTTRHQPSPWTRFQWHRPAWAAPLWPPQGAGAESLGWRCRCLRPQFS, encoded by the exons ATGTACAAG atGAACATCTGCAACAAGCCCTCCAACAAGACAGCTCCTGAGAAGAGTGTGTGGACGGCGCCCGCACAGGCCAGCAGACCCTCGCCGGAGCTGCAGGGCCAGCGGTCCCGTCGGAATGGGTGGAGCTGGCCCCCTCACCCGCTCCAGATTGTGGCTTGGCTGCTCTACCTCTTCTTCGCTGTCATTGGCTTTGGGGTCCTTGTTCCCCTCTTGCCTCACCACTGGGTGCCCGCTGGCTATGCT TGCATGGGCGCCATCTTTGCCGGCCATCTCGTGGTTCACCTGACTGCTGTCTCCATCGATCCAGCAGATGCCAATGTGCGGGACAAGAGCTATGCAGGGCCACTGCCCGTCTTCAACCGTAGCCAACACGCACATGTCATTGAAGATCTGCACTGCAACTTGTGCGACGTAgatgt GAGCGCTCGCTCCAAGCACTGCAGCGCCTGCAACAAGTGTGTATGCGGTTTTGACCACCACTGCAAGTGGCTCAACAACTGCGTGGGCGAGAGGAACTACCG GCTCTTTCTACACAGTGTGGCATCTGCCCTACTGGGTGTCCTGCTCCTCGTGCTCGTGGCCACTTACGTCTTTGTGGAGTTCTTTGTCAACCCCATGCAGCTGCGCACCAATCACCACTTTGAAG TCCTGAAGAATCACACAGATGTATGGTTTGTGTTCCTGCCCGCTGCCCCTGTGGAGACACAGGCTCCTGCCATCCTGGCCCTGGCGGCCCTACTCATCCTTCTGGGCCTGCTTTCCACAGCCCTGCTGGGCCACCTGTTCTGCTTCCACATTTATCTCA TGTGGCACAAGCTCACCACCTATGAGTACATCGTGCAGCATCGCCTGCCACAGGAGGCAAAGGGGGCCCACAGGGAGCTCGAGTCATGTCCCCCCAAGATGCGGCCCATTCAG GAGATGGAGTTCTACATGAGGACCTTCAGCCATGTGCGCCCAGAACCCCCTGGCCAGGCCAGGCCTGCCACAGTGAATGCCAA tCTTTCCCAGTTCTTTGCCACCCAAGGCCAAGTGGAAGCCCTGCCACCCTCTTCCCCAGAGACTCGGGCTCTGTCCCCCCGGATCCAACCCCAG AAAAAGAGGAAGCGGCGAGCATATAAGGTGCCAACCTCTGGGACCTTGGACCCTGAATCGCAGCTGCCTAGGCTGCCAG TTTCACATTTTCCTCCATCCCTGCAGGGCCCCGGGCCCCAGGCCACAGCTCCAGCTCCTTGTCGGATTCCGCTGGTGCCAGCCCAATGCACGCCGCTGGGCCTGCAGGCGCCTACCACTCGGCATCAGCCGAGTCCATGGACGAGATTCCAGTGGCACAGACCCGCCTGGGCAGCGCCGCTCTGGCCGCCCCAGGGGGCAGGGGCCGAGAGCCTGGGCTGGCGCTGCAGGTGCTTGCGCCCGCAGTTTTCGTGA
- the ZDHHC1 gene encoding probable palmitoyltransferase ZDHHC1 isoform X5 has protein sequence MYKMNICNKPSNKTAPEKSVWTAPAQASRPSPELQGQRSRRNGWSWPPHPLQIVAWLLYLFFAVIGFGVLVPLLPHHWVPAGYACMGAIFAGHLVVHLTAVSIDPADANVRDKSYAGPLPVFNRSQHAHVIEDLHCNLCDVDVSARSKHCSACNKCVCGFDHHCKWLNNCVGERNYRLFLHSVASALLGVLLLVLVATYVFVEFFVNPMQLRTNHHFEVLKNHTDVWFVFLPAAPVETQAPAILALAALLILLGLLSTALLGHLFCFHIYLIFPSSLPPKAKWKPCHPLPQRLGLCPPGSNPRKRGSGEHIRCQPLGPWTLNRSCLGCQGPGPQATAPAPCRIPLVPAQCTPLGLQAPTTRHQPSPWTRFQWHRPAWAAPLWPPQGAGAESLGWRCRCLRPQFS, from the exons ATGTACAAG atGAACATCTGCAACAAGCCCTCCAACAAGACAGCTCCTGAGAAGAGTGTGTGGACGGCGCCCGCACAGGCCAGCAGACCCTCGCCGGAGCTGCAGGGCCAGCGGTCCCGTCGGAATGGGTGGAGCTGGCCCCCTCACCCGCTCCAGATTGTGGCTTGGCTGCTCTACCTCTTCTTCGCTGTCATTGGCTTTGGGGTCCTTGTTCCCCTCTTGCCTCACCACTGGGTGCCCGCTGGCTATGCT TGCATGGGCGCCATCTTTGCCGGCCATCTCGTGGTTCACCTGACTGCTGTCTCCATCGATCCAGCAGATGCCAATGTGCGGGACAAGAGCTATGCAGGGCCACTGCCCGTCTTCAACCGTAGCCAACACGCACATGTCATTGAAGATCTGCACTGCAACTTGTGCGACGTAgatgt GAGCGCTCGCTCCAAGCACTGCAGCGCCTGCAACAAGTGTGTATGCGGTTTTGACCACCACTGCAAGTGGCTCAACAACTGCGTGGGCGAGAGGAACTACCG GCTCTTTCTACACAGTGTGGCATCTGCCCTACTGGGTGTCCTGCTCCTCGTGCTCGTGGCCACTTACGTCTTTGTGGAGTTCTTTGTCAACCCCATGCAGCTGCGCACCAATCACCACTTTGAAG TCCTGAAGAATCACACAGATGTATGGTTTGTGTTCCTGCCCGCTGCCCCTGTGGAGACACAGGCTCCTGCCATCCTGGCCCTGGCGGCCCTACTCATCCTTCTGGGCCTGCTTTCCACAGCCCTGCTGGGCCACCTGTTCTGCTTCCACATTTATCTCA tCTTTCCCAGTTCTTTGCCACCCAAGGCCAAGTGGAAGCCCTGCCACCCTCTTCCCCAGAGACTCGGGCTCTGTCCCCCCGGATCCAACCCCAG AAAAAGAGGAAGCGGCGAGCATATAAGGTGCCAACCTCTGGGACCTTGGACCCTGAATCGCAGCTGCCTAGGCTGCCAG GGCCCCGGGCCCCAGGCCACAGCTCCAGCTCCTTGTCGGATTCCGCTGGTGCCAGCCCAATGCACGCCGCTGGGCCTGCAGGCGCCTACCACTCGGCATCAGCCGAGTCCATGGACGAGATTCCAGTGGCACAGACCCGCCTGGGCAGCGCCGCTCTGGCCGCCCCAGGGGGCAGGGGCCGAGAGCCTGGGCTGGCGCTGCAGGTGCTTGCGCCCGCAGTTTTCGTGA